In the genome of Deltaproteobacteria bacterium, one region contains:
- a CDS encoding methyltransferase domain-containing protein produces the protein MNSIRKRLNKNFYFKKASEALKVIRYSINAKYYCPVCNRKINRFLPLHKFYSNNAKKYGYPYSGRAETLNYQSYSCPICRAADRDRLYALYVQNYFTSIKKDKQISIIDIAPSAPLSGYIRKIISESKHSVSYRTADIAKEDVDDKIDITDMPCYDNNQFDFFICSHVLEHVYDDNRALSELYRILKPGGSGILMVPICLAIEKIDEDPSITDEAERWRRFGQNDHVRLYSKNGFIERVGKAGFVLHQYGKEYFGGKTFMECGITDQSVLYVAEKSVLEHEPNKKR, from the coding sequence ATGAATTCGATCAGGAAACGCCTAAACAAAAATTTCTATTTTAAGAAGGCAAGCGAAGCACTTAAAGTCATTAGATATTCTATAAATGCCAAATATTATTGTCCCGTCTGTAATAGAAAAATTAACCGTTTTCTTCCTTTACACAAATTTTACTCCAACAATGCCAAGAAATATGGCTATCCCTATAGCGGGCGAGCAGAAACTCTGAATTACCAAAGTTATTCATGCCCAATTTGCAGGGCAGCCGACCGGGACCGGTTATATGCATTATATGTTCAAAACTATTTTACGAGCATAAAGAAGGACAAGCAGATCAGTATAATAGACATTGCTCCATCCGCTCCCCTATCCGGCTACATCCGAAAAATCATTTCCGAGTCGAAACACAGCGTGTCTTACAGAACAGCGGACATAGCAAAAGAAGATGTTGATGATAAAATCGATATCACAGATATGCCGTGCTACGACAACAATCAGTTTGATTTTTTCATCTGTTCTCACGTGCTGGAGCATGTATATGACGATAACAGGGCACTGTCGGAATTGTATCGCATTTTAAAACCGGGAGGCTCCGGCATCCTTATGGTCCCCATCTGTCTTGCCATTGAAAAAATCGATGAAGATCCCTCTATAACAGACGAAGCTGAGAGATGGCGACGCTTCGGTCAGAATGATCACGTACGCCTCTATTCCAAAAATGGTTTTATAGAAAGGGTCGGCAAGGCTGGTTTTGTTTTGCATCAATATGGGAAAGAATATTTCGGGGGAAAAACGTTTATGGAATGCGGGATAACCGATCAGAGCGTTTTATATGTCGCTGAAAAATCTGTACTTGAGCATGAACCCAATAAGAAAAGGTAG
- a CDS encoding lipopolysaccharide biosynthesis protein — MSLKQKTISGLTWSFIDSFANQGVSFIVGIILARLLTPQEFGLIGMLTIFIAISQSFINSGFSQALIRKQDCTQQDYSTVFFFNIAVGVFFYLLLFAAAGAIGHFFNEPMLKQLIRVLGLSLIINAFALIQTTLRTKRIDFRLQTKISLVAAVLSGLIGIVMAYTGYGVWSLVARITLGFFFSSLLLWYWNKWRPSLVFSMVSFRTLFAFGGNLLISGLLDTLYRNIYYVIIGKYFSAAELGHYTRAEQFKSLPSSYLQSVIGRVSYPVLSSIQDDPPRLKEAYKRIIRSSMLITFVLMLGLAAVAKPTVFALIGPKWEPCVIYLQLLCFVGMTYPLHAINLNMLYVQGRSDLAVIIEVIKKVLAVPVIIVAIFFGIKAMLLGMILLSFIAYYLNSYWSGRLINYSWIEQIKDVTPSFIIAAVMSAIVFIEGMFFRLPPLPMLLIQVVTGALITFSICEGLRYKDYLYLKDIIKQNFQNKGKSHEFDQETPKQKFLF, encoded by the coding sequence ATTTTTATCGCCATCTCCCAGTCATTCATCAACAGCGGGTTCTCCCAGGCCCTGATTCGCAAGCAGGACTGCACCCAGCAGGACTATTCCACCGTTTTCTTCTTCAACATCGCCGTCGGCGTTTTTTTCTACCTCCTGCTTTTCGCCGCCGCCGGCGCCATCGGCCATTTTTTCAACGAACCCATGTTGAAGCAACTGATACGGGTACTCGGCCTGTCCCTGATCATCAACGCCTTCGCATTAATTCAGACCACCCTGCGCACCAAACGCATCGATTTTCGGCTGCAGACGAAAATATCCCTTGTCGCGGCGGTCCTTTCCGGCCTCATCGGCATCGTCATGGCCTATACGGGCTACGGCGTCTGGAGTCTCGTGGCAAGAATCACCCTGGGATTCTTTTTCTCATCCCTCCTGTTGTGGTACTGGAACAAATGGCGGCCCTCCCTGGTTTTCAGCATGGTCTCCTTCAGAACACTGTTCGCCTTCGGCGGCAACCTCCTCATCAGCGGCCTCCTCGACACCCTCTACCGCAACATCTACTACGTGATCATCGGTAAATACTTCAGCGCCGCCGAGCTGGGCCATTACACCCGGGCCGAACAGTTTAAGTCCCTCCCTTCGTCCTACCTGCAGTCCGTCATCGGCCGGGTGAGCTACCCGGTTCTATCGAGCATCCAGGACGATCCGCCCCGCCTGAAGGAAGCGTATAAGAGAATCATCCGCAGTTCCATGCTCATCACATTCGTCTTGATGCTGGGCCTGGCCGCCGTCGCCAAACCCACGGTCTTCGCCCTGATCGGCCCCAAGTGGGAACCCTGCGTCATCTACCTGCAACTGCTTTGCTTTGTCGGCATGACTTACCCCCTGCACGCCATCAACCTGAACATGCTTTATGTGCAAGGCAGAAGTGATCTTGCCGTGATCATTGAAGTAATTAAAAAAGTGTTGGCCGTACCCGTCATAATCGTCGCTATCTTTTTTGGAATCAAAGCAATGCTTCTGGGGATGATACTGCTTTCCTTCATTGCTTATTATCTCAACAGCTACTGGTCGGGACGCTTAATAAACTATTCCTGGATTGAGCAGATAAAAGATGTTACTCCCTCTTTCATTATTGCCGCCGTAATGAGCGCCATCGTATTTATCGAAGGCATGTTTTTTAGGCTGCCGCCATTACCCATGCTGCTTATTCAGGTGGTAACCGGTGCACTGATAACCTTCAGTATATGTGAGGGATTGCGTTATAAGGATTATCTCTATCTTAAAGATATCATTAAACAAAATTTTCAGAACAAAGGCAAATCCCATGAATTCGATCAGGAAACGCCTAAACAAAAATTTCTATTTTAA